The segment GCCTCAGGCCTTGAGACCGAGGACCGTGACGTCGAAGGTGAGCGTCTCGCCGCCGAGCGGGCTCGGGTTCGGATAGGTCGCGACGATCGCGTCGTCGGACACCTCCGTCACGGTGAACTGGCGCGGCTGCTGGAACGGATTCGATCGGTCCGTCCACTGCGTCCCGATGGCGGGCGAGTGGCGGACGACGATCTCCGTGTCGGTGACCGAGACGACCTCGCTTGCGCCGGGCCAGCGGGCGTGGAAGGTGAACGGCTCGCCGAGGGCCTGGGTGGGCGTGACACGGAACTGGACCGCGGTGTCGTTCACGGAGACCACCTCGCTCGCGTTTTTCCAGGCCTCGTAGTCGGGGAGCGTGTAGCGCTCGCCGAGAGCGAACTGGAAGCGGTACGTCATCGACTCGCTCGTGATGTTGAGGACGACCAGATTGTATTCGGATCCCGTCGCGCGATCCGTGAAGCGGAAGGTGTCGCCCGCCTCGTAGTCCGAGGGGACGCCCTGCTTCGTCTCCGAGAGATGGCTCGCGAAGTCCCGGATCGGGATGGGGCCCTGCACGCGGAGCGGGACCTCGTAGATGCGGTCGAGCACCGTCTCGCGCGCCTCGCGCACGGGAACGGACTTGTTCCCGTAGCCGTCCGAGGGCGGGACGACGATCGTGCGCGTCTCGCCGACCTTCATGCCGACGACGCCCTTCCAGAAGCCCGGAACCGTCGTCGCGCCGCGACCCGTCGTGACGTCGAGCGGCTGGTACGCAGGCGAGGGGCGGAAGAGGCCGCTTTTCGGGATCGAGGAGATCGCGACGGCCTGGATGTTCGTGTCGAAGAGCGTCCCGTTCGCGAGGCGACCCGCGTACCACACGCGCGCCGTCTCGCCTTCGTCCACGCTCTCGACGCCCGCGCCCAGGATGCGCACGACGAAGCGCGCGGTCGCCTGGCGGGGCTTCTCGCCGTCCGTCGAGGCCGAGAGCACGACGAGGTGCTCGCCCGGCGCCGCGCCGGCGGGGATCGTGATGGGGAAGAACGCGCCCGTCGCGCCGGAAGCGGAGAGCGTCACGGGCGAGGAGGCCACGGCGAGCGTGTCCGAGGAGGCGACGCGGACGACGAGCGATTCGCC is part of the Candidatus Thermoplasmatota archaeon genome and harbors:
- a CDS encoding FKBP-type peptidyl-prolyl cis-trans isomerase encodes the protein PRGAGSFALRLGAFLVFLVVMGGATYGAYQAFEPETEGFRAVSITPVVGRLNATAGSTLALPFSATATGGESLVVRVASSDTLAVASSPVTLSASGATGAFFPITIPAGAAPGEHLVVLSASTDGEKPRQATARFVVRILGAGVESVDEGETARVWYAGRLANGTLFDTNIQAVAISSIPKSGLFRPSPAYQPLDVTTGRGATTVPGFWKGVVGMKVGETRTIVVPPSDGYGNKSVPVREARETVLDRIYEVPLRVQGPIPIRDFASHLSETKQGVPSDYEAGDTFRFTDRATGSEYNLVVLNITSESMTYRFQFALGERYTLPDYEAWKNASEVVSVNDTAVQFRVTPTQALGEPFTFHARWPGASEVVSVTDTEIVVRHSPAIGTQWTDRSNPFQQPRQFTVTEVSDDAIVATYPNPSPLGGETLTFDVTVLGLKA